CAGGATATTATGCAATATCCATCAGCAGCCCTTTATAATAATACCTTATTTGCAGAACCGTTAATAGCACAACAGGAGCTTATACCGGGAGATAAGGCTTTTCTGTTTATCGATACTGCCGGAGCAGGATTTGATGAATTGCAGGAAGATACGGCCATTTCAAATGCTGAAGAGGCTAATTTCCTGATTCGTCATTTAAAACAATATTTAACAACATTTAAAAGGGATGAACACATAAATCAGTTCCCAAAGATAGGTCTGATTTCCCCTTACAGACAACAGGTAATGTTACTCAAAGAGCTGATAGGGAGTGAAATGTGGGCGGAAACCGCTGTGCCTATCCAAGTGCAAACAATAGATGGTTTTCAGGGACAAGAACGTGATATTATCTATATTTCACTGACACGCAGCAATGCCGAAGGTCAGATCGGATTTCTGAATGAAATACGGCGTATGAATGTAGCGATGACCCGCGCCCGATACAAACTGGTCATTATCGGTGACAGTTCTACAATAGGCCAGCACCCTTTTTATGCCGGTATGATCCAATATGCCGAATCCATAGATTCCTATAAAAGCGTATGGGAATGGATGTAGAACTAACTTGCCACGAGGATAAACACTCTTGGTAAGTTATGTCCCACAACTGCAGTATTCATTTTGCTTAACGAACCAATTTCTCCGTTTTAGTCAGAAAATTTTCAACAGCATCTTTGATATCGATGTTACTTCGGTTAGCCAGTACGATCAGCCACCAGATATTTTCACCCAGTTTATGTTCCAGTTCGGAGGCCGAATTACTTTTTGGCCATCTCTGCTGCTGAGACGTAATATTTCTGCCTACCAAACCAGCATCTGTCAGATAAGCCAATGCATCTTCCTCTATTGTCCATTCACTTCCATGGTTTTGCACTTCCAGATTGTGGTAACTCTTTCTTAGTTCCAAAGAACGTCGAATAATTTCATCAAAATTATTTTCACCCATATTACTAGTTAATTATACTTGTAGATAAACATGTTATTTGCAATATACGGTATATCAGGAGGATGGTATGCCACAGAAATGTCTAATATTTTCTCTCCTGTATCTCAAGTCGTTACATTCTGTTAAATTTGGAAATCTGCGTAGATCAGCGATGATCCTTTTTATTAACATATATCTAAAAAATAATTATATGAAGTTGCTTAAGTTTTCCGGATTATTCTTTAAGTGGGCGCTGGTTGTCGTGCTTATTCTGATTGTTGTGGGTATATTATTTGAACAATATTCGCGTTGGCGGCTTGAAAAAGATATTCGTACCGGCCGTACATTTGAACAGATCAACGGACATGATATTCATTATGTGAAAATGGGTAAGGGAAATTATACCGTAGTTTTCGAGTCTGGTCTGGCGAGCGATCATTTTAACTGGAGAGATGTACAGCAGAAACTGGCAGAGGATTCGGTCGTGACACTGGCATACGACAGAAGTGGCTTTTTCTTAAGCGAAGCCGGAGATACCGCAAAGACCAATACATCTATATCTGATGAACTATATCAACTGCTGGAGAAAACACACTGTCCAAAACCTTATATTGTGGTCGGACATTCTATGGGGGCTATTTACCTGCGTTCATTTATAGATCAACACAGAAAAGATATTGCTGGAATTGTATTTGTAGAAGGGGCTCATCCTTTGCAAATGAAAAAATCCTCTCCAGAAGTGTTGAAGGCTTTTTCTCAACCTCCTCACTGGGCAGTAACCGCAGGAGTGGAAACCGGAATTTTCAGACTTATATTCTCCAAAGCACAGGTGTCTCCTGAAATCCCGATGGATCATCCGTTTCAAACACAGTTTAAAAATTATTTCTACAAATCATACGATGCGGTATTTAAAGAGGCGAAGAATGATGTACTGAATTTTGAAATGGCTGAGCACTCCGGCAAATTCGGAAATATTCCGTTAACCGTAATCATGGGAAATCCGAAAATATGGTCGGGTGCCATTGAAAATGAAAAAGCTAGACAGGATTTTGAAACTCTTGTCAGCGAACTGCATCATGATATGCTTTCCTGGTCTGCAGACAGCCATCTTGTTATCGCACAGAATAGCGGACATATTGTACAGGTGAATGATGCCGATCTCATTGTCCGGGAGATCAGGTCACTTCTGGCAAAGATCAGTACATGGTAATTTAAGGTTGCAAGAATCCTGTCAGGACCTAAGCCGATAAGATTCTTGCATAATCGGGATCACGGTAATATCATTTAACAGCTGGTATCCCCGAGATCAGCAACAGCTTATCGAGTTTTGAGGTTTTAGCTTCAATAATATCAATATTAAAAGTCATGCCTTTGATCTCAAATGAAATAGTCGGAAATTGCATAATCGGAATTTCAATCTGTCTTAATATGGCTGATACCAGAGGAAGAAATACCCCATTGAGCGCGATACTCAGTCCTATACTCAGTGGTTTTAACAAATATTCAGCCCATTTGGCAATACCAAAGTCAATATCCAGTTTAGGAATATTAAGATCTTTGACGGTTAGCAATAGTTTCCCTTTATGAATAACAGGTTTAAAAGTGGCTTTTATAGTTGCTTTTCCATGTGGTCCGAAAGATATTTTAATAAAAGCTTTTTTTAGCGTCAGCTGTGCTAATAATTCAGTGTCAATCTTTCCTTCAATACTGCCGTCTGACTGAATAACAAAAGATCTGGGATTGAATACCTGAGCCAATACATGACCGCTTATGATCTTCCATGAAAATTCATTTTCTTTTTTCAGGGGAAAAGGTATAGCTGCCATTGTTTCTATCGCAGTACTGTCTACTCCTGCAAATACAGTTTCAACAGGCCAGTTAAGTGGAGCATATGTGTCTGGTTGCCGGGCTCCTATACAAGAGTAAGCTGTCACAAAGGATTTTTCAACAACAGGTATAGGTAAGCTCACCGTGACATCTTTAAAGGTCAGTGCGGGTAACTTTATTTTATTGAGAAGTTCTGTATTTAATACCAGAATCAGGATAGGGATAACATACTTTTTCAGACTATCTACATATTTTTTATATTGCTCTTCTTTGATTTCCAGATCTGCTGTCAGTATAGTTGCTGTCAGATAGTTCTGTTTTCCCTCAATAGAGGTATCTATAGTTACATTGGCGGTTACTTTTATATTCAGGCTTATCAGAGAAGTATCCTTTAGTGTCAGTCTAAGATTAATATTGGGGAAATAAGCCTGAAAAGTAGCTTTTGAAACCATATCCAGAATTAAATTCTCTTCATGAGCATCAAGAAACAATTCTTCTTCCAATAGGTCTGCTGACTTAAATTGCTGGAAATCTTCTTTTTTTAATTTGACCCGCTGTGACAGATCGACTGTTGGGGATTCATTAATATCATAGGATACGGCAAGGAATAATTCGGAAGAAATATCTTTACTGCCCGTGAATATATTAGGATAGATTTTTTGATAAACCTGTTTGACAAGTGGATTTAAGGTTTTGTTGTCAGTACCCATTACAATGTTGTAGTTCATAATTCTATGTTTTTACGTTATTGAAAAATCAATTGCAAGTGCGATAATTCGGATTATACCGTCCTCATTATCAAAATTATAGTTTTAGCGCAGTATAAAAGGGGGACAAAGGGGCCACATAGGGGGACATTTTGAATGTTCCTTTTCAAAAAAAATGACTCCGGAGATTGCAGGGTATGAAAATGTATTTTCCTTCAAAGTCAATTAATGCTTATCAGAAACACATAAGAAGCTGATAACGGTCACTTTTTAAGGAAGCAATACTAACGATCTTTATAGTAAGATAATAAACCTGTATAAAACAGGTTATTCAGTAACTGTTTTAAATATAAAGAAGATGAGTACAATGAAAGCCGCAAGATGGCATGCTGCCAAAGATATCAGAGTAGAAGACACAGAAATTCCTGTTACTGGTAAACAACAGGTAAAGATCGCCGTACAATATGCCGGTATATGTGGATCTGATCTGCATGAGTATGTGCATGGTCCGCAATTAATTCCCTCAGAAAAACCATACCCGCTTAACGGACATATAGGTGTCACGACCTTAGGACATGAATTCTCCGGAATTGTAGAAGAAGTAGGAGAAGGGGTAAACCGTGTGAAGAAAGGAGATCGTGTAGTTGTAGAACCAATTTTTAAAAATTTTGACAGTCCGTTTATTGCAAACGGAGAATATAATCTTTCCGAGCCTCTTGGTTTTGTCGGTCTGACTTCTAACGGAGGATTTGCAAAATATACAGTTGTGGAAGATTACATGGTTCATAAAATTCCGGATAGCATGAGCTTCGAACAGGGTGCGCTGGTAGAACCCGCAGCAGTGGCTGTATATGCCGTATTGCAAAGCGGGCTCCGGATGGGGCAGACTGTGTTAGTTTCAGGAGCAGGGCCCATCGGATTACTATGTGTACAGGCAGCTATAGCAGCAGGAGCTGCTAAAGTGATCGTGACGGATATATCTGAAAAGCGACTAGAGAAAGCAAAAGATATCGGCGCGACGACCATAATCCATGCTGCTGATCAGGATATTCCTGCTCAGATTCGACGTATTACAGAAATTGGAGCAGATGTGTTTTTGGACGCTGCGGGAGTGCAGGCTTCTTTTTCGACCGGGATTGCCAGTCTGCGAAATGGTGGAACGGCTGTATTGGTAGCGCTGTTTGGAAAACCGGTAGAGTACAGTGCCTATGATCAGGTGGTCAGAGAGATTACTATAAAAGGAATCATTGCCTATCGCAATATATTTCCTCAGGTCATCGCGATGATTGATAGCGGACGTATGCCGGTAGAAAAGTTGGTGACAAGCAAAATCGGATTGGATGAAATTGTTTCAAAAGGTTTTGAGGCTTTAGTCTCCAATCCGTCTGAAGTGAAAATTCTGGTAGAGATAAAGTAATTTGAATGCAGTCGGGTACAATTAAAGGTGCTTGCGGAATCTTGCAATAAGTTGATGTGAAAACCGTAAGAAAAAGCTGTATATTTGTTTAGAATGAATCTACATACAACCTTTATCAAGTAAAAATGAAAAAACTAATTGCTTTAGTATTAATAGCCCTTACATCGGGAATCGTTGTAAATGCCCAGCAAAAACCTGTTCGTGAGCCTTTGCCTGCTGATGTACAAGTTCGAATTGCGGTACAGGCTGCACCTACAGAATTCAGAGAAGGAGCCAAGGTATATGGCTACGACAAAGATGGTAAGTTTACAGTCCTTCGGGAAGGTTCCAACGGATATATCTGTCTGGCTCCGGATTACAAATTGCCTTTGCTTTACGCTTATGCTTACCCTGAAAGTCTTGAGCCTTTTATGGCCAGAGGACGGGCGCTGATTGCAGAAGGAAAAAGAAAAGAGCGGGATAAGATCAGAGAAGAAGAGTTTAAAGCGGGCAAACTGGTCATACCTCAGCAACCTACGATGTTGTACGCATATTGGGGTTCATTAGACAAGCTGGATAAAGAAACCGGAGAAATGACAGATGCTAAGCGCAGATATGTATTGTATGTGCCTTATGCTAAAGCTGCAGATCTTGGACTGGCGACTAAGCCCACAGTTCCCGGTATTCCATGGTTAATGGATGAAGGAAGTTATAAAGCTCACATTATGATCAACCCGGCTGATATGGGACATTCGCACGGTCATTAAGATAAGTCTTCTGATATAAAAAATGCTGCAGTTCATTAAAGACTGCAGCATTTTTTTATGTTAAATGGATTCCTTTTTCATGACATGTTTGGTCTTCAATGCCTGTTCCTTTACAGCAGGAGGTACTTTGCTGTCTTGTAGCAAGACGTCACAGGTACGGAAGATCGCTTCACGCTGATAGGACAGTGGAAACCAACTCATGGCTTCCAGAGCTGTTATACGCAAAGTTTCAGATTCGGATGCATCTTCAATTACTTTCAGAACTGCAGGTACCACACGATGATAACGGTAAAGTCTTAAGGTTGTAATTTCAGCCAGACGCTCTTTCTCCGCCGTATTCTTATCCAGAATAGTGGCCTGCATCTTATCGACCTTACTTTGGTTATAATCAATATCTTTGATCAATTGTGCACTTAAAGCGGATGCATTATTGATTCCTTTATTCTGACTTACCTGATTGTTGATTTCGGTTTTGAGCAATTCCGGATTAAAGAAAGTCATATTTGTACGAAGACGATAGTTGATGCGTTCAGAATGTGGATCGCTGACATAAAAGGCAATCAGATCTTTGGCAAAATCATCACCTCCGAATTCCCCAAGGTCATACACCGCCATTCTTCGGATAAATTCATACGAATCCTGACGTGCAGCATGTAAGACCGAAAAGTAGGCTTCATTCTCATACTTTCTTAATAAAGCAAAGGCCTGCATACGGGTAGTTTCAAAAGGAGAACTGAAATAAATAGATTTCAACAGCGCTGACATTTCTGCTTCAGGAAGCTGTTTTTGTAAGTATACCAATGCCAGAGATTGCAGGTCAGCATCCTGCTCTTTAAGCAGATTTTTCCAATAAGTTGCTTTTGCTACGGTACTAATAGCCTCATTGATCTCTTTGCTTCTGGAGGAGGTAAAATGAAAAGTAGGATCTCCAAGAATATGAGTCTCCAGATAAGCGATATGTTTAAACCAGTTTCCTATGCGTACTCCGTGTTGCAGCGTTCCCATAAGTTCAGCAGGCCAAAGATCCTGTAATACTCCAACGCTGTTAGCGATAGCGGCTAT
The Sphingobacterium spiritivorum genome window above contains:
- a CDS encoding MazG-like protein, coding for MGENNFDEIIRRSLELRKSYHNLEVQNHGSEWTIEEDALAYLTDAGLVGRNITSQQQRWPKSNSASELEHKLGENIWWLIVLANRSNIDIKDAVENFLTKTEKLVR
- a CDS encoding alpha/beta fold hydrolase gives rise to the protein MKLLKFSGLFFKWALVVVLILIVVGILFEQYSRWRLEKDIRTGRTFEQINGHDIHYVKMGKGNYTVVFESGLASDHFNWRDVQQKLAEDSVVTLAYDRSGFFLSEAGDTAKTNTSISDELYQLLEKTHCPKPYIVVGHSMGAIYLRSFIDQHRKDIAGIVFVEGAHPLQMKKSSPEVLKAFSQPPHWAVTAGVETGIFRLIFSKAQVSPEIPMDHPFQTQFKNYFYKSYDAVFKEAKNDVLNFEMAEHSGKFGNIPLTVIMGNPKIWSGAIENEKARQDFETLVSELHHDMLSWSADSHLVIAQNSGHIVQVNDADLIVREIRSLLAKISTW
- a CDS encoding 2,3-butanediol dehydrogenase encodes the protein MSTMKAARWHAAKDIRVEDTEIPVTGKQQVKIAVQYAGICGSDLHEYVHGPQLIPSEKPYPLNGHIGVTTLGHEFSGIVEEVGEGVNRVKKGDRVVVEPIFKNFDSPFIANGEYNLSEPLGFVGLTSNGGFAKYTVVEDYMVHKIPDSMSFEQGALVEPAAVAVYAVLQSGLRMGQTVLVSGAGPIGLLCVQAAIAAGAAKVIVTDISEKRLEKAKDIGATTIIHAADQDIPAQIRRITEIGADVFLDAAGVQASFSTGIASLRNGGTAVLVALFGKPVEYSAYDQVVREITIKGIIAYRNIFPQVIAMIDSGRMPVEKLVTSKIGLDEIVSKGFEALVSNPSEVKILVEIK